A region from the Ictalurus punctatus breed USDA103 chromosome 25, Coco_2.0, whole genome shotgun sequence genome encodes:
- the atp5mj gene encoding ATP synthase subunit ATP5MPL, mitochondrial: MAGAVFRTWWSRVGPYYSKAYQEVWVGLGIMTYLYYKLSYGGKKAVKSKSDHSH; encoded by the exons ATGGCTGGAGCTGTGTTTAGAACATGGTGGTCTAGAGTCGGCCCGTACTACAGCAAGGCGTACCAGGAGGTCTGGGTTGGCCTGGGAATCATGACTTATCTTTACTACAAACTCTCCTATGGAG GAAAGAAAGCAGTGAAGTCTA AGTCTGACCACTCGCATTGA
- the rd3l gene encoding protein RD3-like codes for MESRHHGYRPFNPSLAMPFLAWMNSSHQEGEQGPNCATSMGPNRVLLQELQWQFEQRECLALEEERQHCSHGALGYRRPLTQNGLLALIPASECRLLERLCARIPPSHIATVLFRFREILAHNYVAPWELVCIFKQVLREEVGYRRSFPPAPLPVSPSPADIDTRDRKTTMSSSLEGQEKHREEIPTISSYVDRHLHSACSYTVQRDCLPYFRSFPYD; via the exons ATGGAGTCACGGCATCATGGGTATCGTCCTTTCAATCCAAG TCTTGCAATGCCATTCCTGGCCTGGATGAATTCCTCCCATCAGGAAGGTGAGCAGGGTCCAAACTGTGCGACCTCCATGGGCCCCAACCGGGTGTTACTCCAGGAGCTTCAATGGCAATTCGAGCAAAGAGAGTGTCTGGCTCTGGAGGAAGAGCGCCAACATTGCTCACATGGTGCTCTAGGATATCGCCGGCCTCTCACCCAGAACGGCTTGCTTGCCCTGATACCAGCGTCCGAATGCAGACTGCTAGAACGGCTCTGTGCCCGAATTCCACCCTCACATATAGCCACTGTACTCTTCAG GTTCCGTGAGATTTTGGCTCACAATTATGTCGCTCCCTGGGAGCTCGTGTGCATCTTCAAACAGGTGCTGAGGGAAGAGGTGGGCTACAGGAGGTCTTTCCCTCCAGCCCCACTTCCTGTTTCGCCTTCTCCTGCAGACATCGACACCCGTGACCGAAAGACTACAATGTCATCTTCTCTAGAAGGGCAAGAAAAGCATCGAGAGGAGATCCCAACCATATCCAGCTACGTGGACAGGCATTTACATAGTGCTTGTTCCTATACTGTCCAAAGGGACTGTCTTCCCTACTTCCGCTCCTTTCCCTATGACTAG